The sequence CTTTATAGATACATTTTCCGCTATCGCAATGAGCACCGGGAAAGTTAGGTGATTTCAGTACTCCATTGAGATCGCTAAGGCCGTAAACTTCCATATCACAATGACAATAATCTTTTGTGGTTATTGTTGGACCAATAGTTGAACTGGCGATTGGGATTTCTGTAGATGTGATGGAAAGTTCTTCAATGGGATCTTCAAGCATGTCCTCTTCAAAATCGAGGTCTGATTCGGCCAGTGATGTTGTTAGCAATTGAATTATTATACCTTTGTTGAAAGAAGATCAATTTTAGTTTgtcattaaaattatttttttgttgctttgggttatttggaaaattttcaatttcagtttgaTACTTTAGCATTCTTCTACTTACCATATTCAGGTTTTTTGAAGTATTCAACTGCGAAAAGAACTTTTATACTATAATTAGgatgaacatttcaaaataatgtttcttTTACTCAAATCTACAAATACTAAGCTTTGCTCAACAAATACctaataatattttccattgCATAGTGTCGACGTCTTGCAAAAAGCCcctataattgaaaataaagtaaTTGGAAAGCGTAACGGTTAGAACACAAAAGCCGAATTTAGACCTAGAAAAATAACCAATGAAAAACAGAACGAGTGATGGGGTAAGCTTCATAGAAAAGGAATATAAACATATTTTGTTTACTAGGAGAACtatcaattttcatgattGTTTAAACTGCAGGACTTATGAAGACACTGTATGTTGTTTGACTGAATAGGGAAAAAGTAGgaataaaactagaaaaatttattaagtacagaaatttaaacattttatttttggagcatagaataattttttttagatgtaAGTAAAGCAATGATGGTCtagttttccgaaaattgatggatagttgacaaaaaaaaacaattagagCTTAGATGTTGCTTTATCGAGGTTTGCCACTACGACAGCAAAAATATCATCAACGGAACCTTCGGCATtgatctgaaataaattgtatttCAAATCCAGAaacaatttcgaaatatttttcaaattcaaaacatattgTCGTAATCATTAGttgcaaaaagaaacataAGTATTAATACTCACTCTAACAAGTTTTCCTTTGGACTCGTAGTAATCAACAACTGGGGCAGTGGAGGTAACAAAGGTATGGAGACGCTTTTTGATAGTGTCAGCGTTGTCATCGGCTCTTCcactgaaaatgaattattttgtGTTATGAAAGCAGCAAACAATAAAATTACTGCCCGGAGAGGTACCATTACCTGGTTTGAGCGCGATGCAAGAGTCTCTTGACCAACGTTTCTTCGGCGACATCAAAGAACAATACCAACTTGGCTTCTTGGATctgtagaaaatattttaacataCATATATTGCTTGAAACTCAAAATCGAACTATTACTGGGAttcaaagtttgatttttagcACGATAAGAAATTTGTTACACAATCATGTTTACCTCAGACTCGAACTGCTGTCCTTGAGCAACTTCTCTTGGGTATCCGTCAATGAGGAATCCCTTGCTTCCCTTTTCAATAGCCTTGAGCATTGCTTCTTTGACCAAGTCCAGAACAActtcctaaaaaaataaagttttttgccagttttgaaaacaatttcttcACGATTTAAAATAGAAACCTGCTCACCAATGGAACGAGGGCTCCGGACTCCATGATAGCGGTGAGCTGGGCTCCACGTGGAGATCCAGATTTTACTTCGTCACGGAGAAGATCTCCGGATGACAAGTGAGTCAATCCATACTTGGCAACAATTTTGTCACATTGGGTTCCCTTTCCAGATCCTGGTCCTCCAACAATGAAGAAGATTGGAACACCGGCAGCTTTTAATGGAGccaaattgatatttttacgCTCAACGGTTGGTgccattttctgcaaattttataaacgtacagtttttttcaacaaaaaatgaaacaaataaaaagaaaataattcgaaaacgAAAGCTGTGAAGCGATGGATGGAACACTATTGGCGGTGCCTCTGtgtagtttttgtgaaaaaagatTAGTAGAGGGGACGGGCAAGTGGTTTGCTTACGTGAGATATAAACTTGAAAGCTCAAACTATTTTCTGTGTCTCTCTAGCACTTGTCTTTTCTCGGCACCCGCACTTCCATTGCTTTCATCACGTAAAACAGTGGCAGAAAAATGGAGgttcgaaaaacaaaagaaaaaagtaagaaGA comes from Caenorhabditis elegans chromosome X and encodes:
- the F38B2.4 gene encoding Adenylate kinase isoenzyme 1 (Confirmed by transcript evidence), with protein sequence MAPTVERKNINLAPLKAAGVPIFFIVGGPGSGKGTQCDKIVAKYGLTHLSSGDLLRDEVKSGSPRGAQLTAIMESGALVPLEVVLDLVKEAMLKAIEKGSKGFLIDGYPREVAQGQQFESEIQEAKLVLFFDVAEETLVKRLLHRAQTSGRADDNADTIKKRLHTFVTSTAPVVDYYESKGKLVRINAEGSVDDIFAVVVANLDKATSKL